The genomic window TTTCCTCGCGCCCGGTCTGGACGTACCGCAGGCCGAGCCCCAGCTGGCGCGCGCCCCAGCCGACGAGATTCACGAGGCCGTCGACGACGTACCGGTCGATCGCGCCGGCGAGCCAGACGACGACGGCACCGACGCGCACGAACACCCACTCGTAGGCGTCGTCGACGTAGTACTTGCGCACGAGCAGCACGTACAGCCACCGCAGATCCCGCTTCAGGCGCTCCGGCGACGCGATCCGCCAGGGATAGAGCGCGCCGGCCGCGACCCAGCCGGCGACCGCAACGGCGACCGACGCCAGCAGCACGCCGGTGTTGCCCGCCGGGGCCCCGGCCCCCACGAAGCGGATGAACCGCCCGAACGGATCGCCGAACGCGTCGGCGCCCACCCATCCCAGCACGACCGCGAGCACGCCGAGGATGACGAGCGGCACGGTCATCACGGCGGGGCTCTCATGGGGCACCCCGGCATGCCCGCCGCGCGCGTCCGCGGGCGCATCGCCGCCGCGAAACTCCCCGGCAAACGCGTACCAGCAGAGCCGCCCCATGTACAGCGACGTCAAGAAGGCGCCGGCCAGACCGAGCAGCCAGAGCGTGCGGTCGTGCGTGTAGGCCGCGAGCAGGATCGCGTCTTTGCTGAAGAACCCGGCGAACGGCGGGATCCCCGTCAGCGCGAGCGTCGCCGCGACGAACGTCCAGAACGTGATCGGCATCGCGCGGGCCAGGCCGCCCATCCGCTTCAGGTCGTTCGTCGCGACGGCGTGGATGATGCTCCCGGCCGCGAGAAACAGCAACGCCTTGAACACCGCGTGCGTGATCAGGTGGAACATCCCGGCGCTGTACCCGAGCACCCCAAGCCCGAGCATCATATAGCCGAGCTGGCTCATCGTCGAGTACGCGAGCACGCGCTTGAGGTCGTCCTCCACGACACCCATCGTCGCCGCCGCCAGCACAGTGATCCCGCCGACGTACGCCACGATCGTCAGCGCCTCGTGTCCCGGGGACAGCAGGAACAATGGGTACGCTCGCGCCACGAGGTACACGCCCGCCGCCACCATCGTCGCGGCGTGGATCAGCGCGCTCACCGGCGTCGGGCCTTCCATCGCGTCCGGCAGCCACACGTGCAGCGGCACCTGGGCGGACTTGCCGACCGCGCCGCCGAACACGAGCAGCGCCGCCACCGTGAGGAACGGCCCCCCGAGGCCCCCCGTCCCGATCGCGTGGAAGATCTCGTCGAACCGAAGCGAGCCGGTGCGGAGGTAGAGCATCAGGATGCCGATCATCATCGAGAAGTCGCCGATCCGCGTCACGATAAACGCCTTCAGCGCCGCGCGCGCCGCGGCCGGACGCTCGAACCAGAACCCGATCAGCAGGTAGGAGCACAGGCCGACGAGCTCCCACCCCACGTAGATGAACAGCAGGTTGTCGGCGAGAACCAGGAACAGCATCGAAAACTGGAACAGCGACAGGTACGAGAAGAATCGCGGGTACCGTGGGTCGCCCGCCATGTAGCCGACCGAGTAGATCGTGATCAACGACGCGACGCACCCGACCATCGCCAGCATCACCGCGCTCAGCGGGTCCACGACGAACCCCACGACGAGCGGCCGGCCGGCGGCGATCCACGTGAACGTCAGGTCGGCCCGCGCGCCCGCGGCCGCCTCGGCCAGCACCGCGAGGCCACCGAGGGCGGCGAGGACGATCGCGGCGATCGAGACGTAGGCTCCGCGGCCGGGCAGCCGCTCCCCCCAGAACGTCACCGCGACGAACGCGGCGAGCGGGAGCAGCGGGATGATCCACACGGCGGCGGTCATCGGCGCGACGCTACCATTTCATGAGGTTCAGATCGTCGACGTAGGTGGTCTCGAAACGGCGGTACGCGGCCAGGATCAGCGCCAACCCGACCGCAGCCTCGCACGCGGCCAGCGTGATCACGATCAGCGCGAAGATCTGGCCCTGCATCGCCCCGGGCGCCGCGTACTTGTTGAACGCGACGAGGTTGATGTTCGCGGCGTTCAACATCAGCTCGATCCCCATGAGCATCGCCACCGCGTTGCGGCGGGACAGCACGGCGTACAGCCCGAGGCCGAACAGGAGCGCGCTGAGGACGAGATAGTGCGCCAGCGTGATCATGCGTCGTCCTCTTTCCTGGCGATCATGATCGCGCCGACCAGCGTCACGAGCAGCACGACCGACGTGCTCTCGAACAACAGCAGGTTCGGGCCGAGAAAGCTCTGCCCGATCGCGCCCGGCGTGTACGACGGGAGCGTCCCCGCCCCCTGCGCCCACGGCGTGCGGCCGGCGAGCGCGACGAACAGCGCCGCGACGGCCGCCGCGACCGCCGCGGCGATCGGGGCCTGCTCGTTTCGCTGCCGGACGCGCAGGCCGGTGCCGCCTTCGGTGAGCATGATCACGAACAGGATCAGCACGGTGATCCCGCCGGCGTAGATCAGCACCTGGATGCCGGCAAGGAACTCCGCGTTCAGCAGGATGTAGACGCCGGTCACGCCGAGCAGCGCGGGGACCAGGGCGACCGCGCTGTGCACGAGGTTTGGGCTGCTGACGACGACGATCCCCGACGCGAGGATGATCGCCGCGAGCACGTAGAAGGCGATCGCTTCCCCGCTCATCGATGCGCGCCCGTCACGAAGTACGCCGTCACGACAAGGTTCAGCAGCGCCACCGGGATCAGGACCTTCCAGGAAAAGCCGAGCAACTGGTCGATGCGGAACCGCGGGTACGTCCACCGCACCCACATGAACACGAAGACCAACGCATACAGCTTGATCAGGAACCAGACGACCGACGGCAGCGCGGGTCCGTGCCAGCCGCCGAGAAACAGGGTCACGGCAAGCGCGGCCATGGCGAACATCTCGCCGTACTCGCCGAGTTGAAAGAGCGCGAAGCGCATCCCGGTGTATTCCGAGAAGTACCCTGCCACCAGTTCGCTCTCGGCCTCCACGAGGTCGAACGGCGCGCGGTTCACCTCCGCGGTGGCGGCCGTCAGGAAGATCAGGAACGAGATCGGTTGCGACACGACGAACCACAGATGGGTCTGCATGTTCACGATCGTCACCGTGGACAGCGAGCCGGCGAGCAGCGAGATCGTGATCAGCACGAGGCCGATCGGGATCTCGTAGCTCACCATCTGCGCGGCCGAGCGCAGGCCCCCCAACAGCGCGTACTTGTTGTTCGACCCCCATCCGGCCATGAGGATCCCGACGACGATCAAGGACGACGTCGCGGCGAAATAGAGCACCCCGATGTTGAGATCCCGGAAGATCAGCGGCCCCCAGCGCGTCGCGCCAAACGGCAGGACGACGTAGTCCAGCAGCGCCGCCAGCGGCACGATCACGACCGCGCTCGCGAAGATCGCGGCATCCGCGTTCTGCGGCACGATGTACTCCTTCTGGAGGAGCTTGATCGTGTCCGCCACCGTCTGCAGCAGGCCCCGGGGGCCGACGTGTGTCGGCCCGATGCGACTCTGCATCCAGCCGCTGATCTTGCGCTCGAGCAGGACCCCGAACATCGCCGCGACGACCGCCACGCCGCTGAAAATGACGATCGTCCCGACCACCGCGCGCAGGGCCTCGAGGTACCAGGGCATCACGCCCATTCCAGCGCGCCTTTCCGCCACGCGTACGCGAGGCCGAGGGCCAGGATCGCGAGGAAGATCACGATCGAGGCGAACGCCGGCGGGCCGAGGCTACGGGCCACGACCGCCCACGGGTACAGGTAGATGATCTCGACGTCGAACACAACGAAGATCAGGGAAAACAGGTAGTACCGGATGTTGAACTGCGACCACGCCTGCCCGATCGGCTCCACGCCGGACTCGTACGTCTCACGCTTGTGGGGATACGAGCTCCGCGGGCTGATCAACCAGATGATCGCGAACGGCAGGGACACCATCCCCGCCCCGACGATCACGAAGATCGCGACGTATCCCCAGTCGAGCAGCATCTCTCCCCCTAACCCACGCGGCGGGATGCGCATCCCGCCGGCCGCGTCGCACACCGATGCCCCGTTCCTCGACCGCACATCGTCCGAGGAGACCCGGGGCCGTCAGGACGGTGTGTGTTCTTCCGTCCCCGACAGGGGACGACCGGGGCAGGTGTGTCGCCTCTCGGGGGCCGTCGGTAAGTGGTGCAGTGTGAAGAAACCTGTCCCTGCGATGGGGCAAATCACGGATGTCATCCTAGTATTGTTCGCGCACGGGTGTCAAGACTCCTATACCGGGGCCACCGCGTGCCGGGTCTCGGGGGACACGGTCGCCAGCAGCTGCACGAGCACCGCGGCGATCTTGCGCGGATCGTGCCGCACCAGCTCGTGCTCGCTGATGAGATCCTCGGGAGCCGGGCGCAGGCCGAGCGCGCGGATCGCGTCCACGTCCGGCTCGACCGGCTCCGCCCCCTCCCGGCTGTACCGGGCCAAGAGCGCCTGGTTGCGCGGCCGGCGATCGTTGACGAGCACGTGCTCGAACAACCCCGGTCCGGCCTGCTCGAGCAGCACCCGCACGTGGTCGGACGCCTTGAATCCACGCGTCTCCCCGTGCTGCGTCATGACGTTGCAGATGTAGACCTTCAGCCCGCGAGCGCGGCGCAGTGCGTCGGCGACCCCGTCGACCAACAGGTTGGGCAGGATGCTCGTGTACAGGCTGCCCGGCCCCAGCACGATGAGGTCGGCCTCCGCGATCGCGTCGAGCACGTCCTGGGGCGCGGGCACATGCGCGGGCTCGAGAAAAACGCGGCGGATCGTTCCGCCCGCGCGGGTGATGGCCGACTCCCCCTTCACGACCGTCCCGTCGACGAACTCGGCGCACAGGGTCACGTCGTGCAGCGTCGTCGGGAGGACGCGCCCGCGGATCGCCAGCACCTTGCTGCACTCCTTGAGCGCGGTCTCGAGATCCCCCGCGACCTGCGACATGCTCGCGATGAACAGGTTGCCGAAGCTGTGCCCGTCGAGCGCGCCGCCCTTGAACCGGTGCTCGAACAGACGCGTCAGCAACGGCTCTGCCTCGGCCAGCGCGACCAGGCAGTTCCGGATGTCGCCAGGCGGCAGGATTCCCTGCTCCCGCCGGAGCCGGCCGGACGATCCCCCGTCGTCGAACACCGTGACGACGGCGGTGAGATTCGTGCTCTCCCGCTTGAGCCCCCGCAGCAGCGTGCTCAGCCCGGTGCCGCCGCCGAGCACGACGATCTTTGGGCCCCGCTGCAGCTGTCGCTGTTGCACGAGCAGCTCGACGAGGCGCGGATCGCCGCGCGGCAGGAAGACGTCTACGATCGAGCGGATCGTCTCCCGCAGGCCGAAGATGATGATCGCAACACCGAGCAGGACCAGCAGCAACCCGCCGAGCATCGGGGAGAACACATGGCCGGTGACCCGGTAGGCGACGTCGATCGCCTGGATCAGCGCGAGCTCCAGCACCCCGAGCAGCTTCACGTTGACGACAAGGGCCACGCCGGTGCTGACCAGAAAGATCCCGACGGCCATCACCGCGACCCACCGCTTCACGCCCAACCCCGGCTCGAGCCAGCGCAACCATACGCGCAGCCGGCCGAAGGGGGCGCCGTTCGACGCTCCGTTCAGGCTCATTCCTTCCTCACATCCCGATGCTTGATCCGGACCGGATATCCCGCGTCGCGGAGAAACTTGGTGAGATCTTCTCCGACCACGACCGACCGGTGCTTCCCCCCGGTGCAGCCGATCGCGATCGTCAGGTGGGTCTTGCCCTCGGCGGCGTATTGCGGCAGCAGGTAGCCGAGCAGGTCGTGCAGGCGCCGCTCGAACTCCTGCGTCTGCTCCCACTGCAGCACCCACTCGCGCACTTCGGCACTGTGGCCGGGCAGGGTGCGCAGGGTCTCTACGTAGTGCGGGTTCGGCAGGAACCGCACGTCGAACACGAGGTCGGCGTCGAGCGGGATGCCGTGCTTGTAGCCGAACGTCGTCACGCCGACCACGAGCGAGTGCGCGCCGGACGCGCGGAGGAAGGTGTCGGCGAGCTCTTCCCGCAATTCGCGCGCGCTGAGCCCGCTCGTGTCGATGATCTTGTGCGCGCGCTCCTTGAGCGGCTGCAGCCGCCGCCGTTCGCTGCGAATGCCGTCGAGCACGCTGCCGCCGAGGGGATGCTTGCGGCGCGTCTCCTCAAATCGCCGCACCAGGACCTCGTCGGACGCGTCCAAGAACAGGATCTGGAACCGGATCCCCATCGCTGCAAGCCCGGCGAGAGCCGCATCGAGCGCGTTGAAGAATTCGCCGCCGCGCACATCGATCACAAGCGCGACGCGGCGGATGCGGCCCTGCGACTCCTGGATGATCTCCGCGAACTTCGGAATCAGCGCGGGGGGCAGATTGTCCACG from bacterium includes these protein-coding regions:
- a CDS encoding NADH-quinone oxidoreductase subunit J, producing the protein MSGEAIAFYVLAAIILASGIVVVSSPNLVHSAVALVPALLGVTGVYILLNAEFLAGIQVLIYAGGITVLILFVIMLTEGGTGLRVRQRNEQAPIAAAVAAAVAALFVALAGRTPWAQGAGTLPSYTPGAIGQSFLGPNLLLFESTSVVLLVTLVGAIMIARKEDDA
- the nuoK gene encoding NADH-quinone oxidoreductase subunit NuoK; the protein is MITLAHYLVLSALLFGLGLYAVLSRRNAVAMLMGIELMLNAANINLVAFNKYAAPGAMQGQIFALIVITLAACEAAVGLALILAAYRRFETTYVDDLNLMKW
- the ndhC gene encoding NADH-quinone oxidoreductase subunit A, with the protein product MRIPPRGLGGEMLLDWGYVAIFVIVGAGMVSLPFAIIWLISPRSSYPHKRETYESGVEPIGQAWSQFNIRYYLFSLIFVVFDVEIIYLYPWAVVARSLGPPAFASIVIFLAILALGLAYAWRKGALEWA
- the rapZ gene encoding RNase adapter RapZ, giving the protein MTTLPQPTTNQPADAVVAGGVEFLIVTGLSGAGKSQAMHALEDLGFFCVDNLPPALIPKFAEIIQESQGRIRRVALVIDVRGGEFFNALDAALAGLAAMGIRFQILFLDASDEVLVRRFEETRRKHPLGGSVLDGIRSERRRLQPLKERAHKIIDTSGLSARELREELADTFLRASGAHSLVVGVTTFGYKHGIPLDADLVFDVRFLPNPHYVETLRTLPGHSAEVREWVLQWEQTQEFERRLHDLLGYLLPQYAAEGKTHLTIAIGCTGGKHRSVVVGEDLTKFLRDAGYPVRIKHRDVRKE
- the nuoH gene encoding NADH-quinone oxidoreductase subunit NuoH, whose protein sequence is MPWYLEALRAVVGTIVIFSGVAVVAAMFGVLLERKISGWMQSRIGPTHVGPRGLLQTVADTIKLLQKEYIVPQNADAAIFASAVVIVPLAALLDYVVLPFGATRWGPLIFRDLNIGVLYFAATSSLIVVGILMAGWGSNNKYALLGGLRSAAQMVSYEIPIGLVLITISLLAGSLSTVTIVNMQTHLWFVVSQPISFLIFLTAATAEVNRAPFDLVEAESELVAGYFSEYTGMRFALFQLGEYGEMFAMAALAVTLFLGGWHGPALPSVVWFLIKLYALVFVFMWVRWTYPRFRIDQLLGFSWKVLIPVALLNLVVTAYFVTGAHR
- the nuoL gene encoding NADH-quinone oxidoreductase subunit L, which translates into the protein MTAAVWIIPLLPLAAFVAVTFWGERLPGRGAYVSIAAIVLAALGGLAVLAEAAAGARADLTFTWIAAGRPLVVGFVVDPLSAVMLAMVGCVASLITIYSVGYMAGDPRYPRFFSYLSLFQFSMLFLVLADNLLFIYVGWELVGLCSYLLIGFWFERPAAARAALKAFIVTRIGDFSMMIGILMLYLRTGSLRFDEIFHAIGTGGLGGPFLTVAALLVFGGAVGKSAQVPLHVWLPDAMEGPTPVSALIHAATMVAAGVYLVARAYPLFLLSPGHEALTIVAYVGGITVLAAATMGVVEDDLKRVLAYSTMSQLGYMMLGLGVLGYSAGMFHLITHAVFKALLFLAAGSIIHAVATNDLKRMGGLARAMPITFWTFVAATLALTGIPPFAGFFSKDAILLAAYTHDRTLWLLGLAGAFLTSLYMGRLCWYAFAGEFRGGDAPADARGGHAGVPHESPAVMTVPLVILGVLAVVLGWVGADAFGDPFGRFIRFVGAGAPAGNTGVLLASVAVAVAGWVAAGALYPWRIASPERLKRDLRWLYVLLVRKYYVDDAYEWVFVRVGAVVVWLAGAIDRYVVDGLVNLVGWGARQLGLGLRYVQTGREETYLLLAALGVVIIVLVRLAW
- a CDS encoding gluconeogenesis factor YvcK family protein, which produces MSLNGASNGAPFGRLRVWLRWLEPGLGVKRWVAVMAVGIFLVSTGVALVVNVKLLGVLELALIQAIDVAYRVTGHVFSPMLGGLLLVLLGVAIIIFGLRETIRSIVDVFLPRGDPRLVELLVQQRQLQRGPKIVVLGGGTGLSTLLRGLKRESTNLTAVVTVFDDGGSSGRLRREQGILPPGDIRNCLVALAEAEPLLTRLFEHRFKGGALDGHSFGNLFIASMSQVAGDLETALKECSKVLAIRGRVLPTTLHDVTLCAEFVDGTVVKGESAITRAGGTIRRVFLEPAHVPAPQDVLDAIAEADLIVLGPGSLYTSILPNLLVDGVADALRRARGLKVYICNVMTQHGETRGFKASDHVRVLLEQAGPGLFEHVLVNDRRPRNQALLARYSREGAEPVEPDVDAIRALGLRPAPEDLISEHELVRHDPRKIAAVLVQLLATVSPETRHAVAPV